The region AATCGATTCTGGATGATTCTGCAGATCATCAGCATCTATGATTATCGGTTCTCCTTTCATTTCACCGATCTTTTTGAGATGCTCTATCAACTCCACCATCTCAACAAAACCGTATCCAGGACACATGTTCAAAAGTGGGACTTCTGTAATATCAACCTGTTCAGTTGTCATACCAGGTTGCAGAAAGACTGCCACCACTCCTTTACGCAGGGACAATCCAACCCTGAGCGGATTACGAATGATAAAGGTGTGTAGATACCCTTTCGGCAAATAGTCGTGTTTCCCGTGAATGCCACTCATGAGATCTTTGCAAAATACCAGCTTCTTTCCAGGATAATCACTTTCAAGAGTCTTTTGAGCCCACTCGTACGTGCAATATTGATCATCCCAGCCGACATCACAGCTGTCATGTTGTTTCATCTGGTGTGTAGCATCAGCAAATGCTTTCGTTACTTCATCATCACCTCCACCTTGTTGACCTCCGGCTCCTCCTATAACTCCTTCAGGTCCTAGTGTGGCTGCACATTGGTATGGCTCATTGATGATTTGGACTCCGTCAACGAAACTCATACACTTTTCAAAAACAGTGGATAAAGATCTAGCCGGACCCCATGTCATAATACGAAGTGGCGGATTTGGTCCAGATGCTTTTTCAGCCATCTTAAGGGTTGGTAATAATCTGAAACGTACAATAATTTGAATATTATGCATTTTATACCAAGCAaattgttgtcatttataatattGTTAGTTAAATTTGAAatctttttaattaaaatttgatttcaaaCATGAACTTTTTTACTCACCTTCAACTACTAGTTTTTGTTAGGTTGATATAATATGAGTACGCTTACCATTTACAACTCCACAACAGTGCCCGGTGGCACTGAGCATCTGCTACATTTAAATTACACAATATACAGCAATGAGAGAAAATAACGAAAACTAAATCAGACATTCACCACATTGATCATGTCGATGTTCCACTGTGGCACTCCATAATCTAGTAGTAATAATCATTTATTATTATAAAAGTATAAAGGCCTATAATtaacacacacacccctatacGAATACATGCACAACCGACCTGAACCGACTGAGTAAATACCGGGAGAATATCATCGTACCTTGTACTTTTACTAGCATTGACATTGTGCATGTTTAGTTTGTTCCATCTTCGTGGATCAAAGGACTTTTGAACTTTATATAACGGAATTCAATGACATTTAAATGACGTGCTCAGtacaaacaagaactgtctttaaaaaatacAGAGCAACTGATGAAGATCATGTTTGATTTATTGCATTGATAACTGCCCGGaatgctggtaatttgttttgtgaGAGAAAATAATAAGCGAAGCAAAAAATTGCTAAACTGATCTGA is a window of Amphiura filiformis chromosome 2, Afil_fr2py, whole genome shotgun sequence DNA encoding:
- the LOC140146121 gene encoding uncharacterized protein isoform X2, with the translated sequence MHNVNASKSTRLLPTLKMAEKASGPNPPLRIMTWGPARSLSTVFEKCMSFVDGVQIINEPYQCAATLGPEGVIGGAGGQQGGGDDEVTKAFADATHQMKQHDSCDVGWDDQYCTYEWAQKTLESDYPGKKLVFCKDLMSGIHGKHDYLPKGYLHTFIIRNPLRVGLSLRKGVVAVFLQPGMTTEQVDITEVPLLNMCPGYGFVEMVELIEHLKKIGEMKGEPIIIDADDLQNHPESIISQYCEKTGIHYSKSLLTWEAGDGIVKRSWII
- the LOC140146121 gene encoding uncharacterized protein isoform X1, whose protein sequence is MSMLVKVQGTMIFSRYLLSRFRLLPTLKMAEKASGPNPPLRIMTWGPARSLSTVFEKCMSFVDGVQIINEPYQCAATLGPEGVIGGAGGQQGGGDDEVTKAFADATHQMKQHDSCDVGWDDQYCTYEWAQKTLESDYPGKKLVFCKDLMSGIHGKHDYLPKGYLHTFIIRNPLRVGLSLRKGVVAVFLQPGMTTEQVDITEVPLLNMCPGYGFVEMVELIEHLKKIGEMKGEPIIIDADDLQNHPESIISQYCEKTGIHYSKSLLTWEAGDGIVKRSWII
- the LOC140146121 gene encoding uncharacterized protein isoform X3 gives rise to the protein MAEKASGPNPPLRIMTWGPARSLSTVFEKCMSFVDGVQIINEPYQCAATLGPEGVIGGAGGQQGGGDDEVTKAFADATHQMKQHDSCDVGWDDQYCTYEWAQKTLESDYPGKKLVFCKDLMSGIHGKHDYLPKGYLHTFIIRNPLRVGLSLRKGVVAVFLQPGMTTEQVDITEVPLLNMCPGYGFVEMVELIEHLKKIGEMKGEPIIIDADDLQNHPESIISQYCEKTGIHYSKSLLTWEAGDGIVKRSWII